Proteins encoded together in one Staphylococcus aureus window:
- the parC gene encoding DNA topoisomerase IV subunit A, translating to MSEIIQDLSLEDVLGDRFGRYSKYIIQERALPDVRDGLKPVQRRILYAMYSSGNTHDKNFRKSAKTVGDVIGQYHPHGDSSVYEAMVRLSQDWKLRHVLIEMHGNNGSIDNDPPAAMRYTEAKLSLLAEELLRDINKETVSFIPNYDDTTLEPMVLPSRFPNLLVNGSTGISAGYATDIPPHNLAEVIQATLKYIDNPDITVNQLMKYIKGPDFPTGGIIQGIDGIKKAYESGKGRIIVRSKVEEETLRNGRKQLIITEIPYEVNKSSLVKRIDELRADKKVDGIVEVRDETDRTGLRIAIELKKDVNSESIKNYLYKNSDLQISYNFNMVAISDGRPKLMGIRQIIDSYLNHQIEVVANRTKFELDNAEKRMHIVEGLIKALSILDKVIELIRSSKNKRDAKENLIEVYEFTEEQAEAIVMLQLYRLTNTDIVALEGEHKELEALIKQLRHILDNHDALLNVIKEELNEIKKKFKSERLSLIEAEIEEIKIDKEVMVPSEEVILSMTRHGYIKRTSIRSFNASGVEDIGLKDGDSLLKHQEVNTQDTVLVFTNKGRYLFIPVHKLADIRWKELGQHVSQIVPIEEDEVVINVFNEKDFNTDAFYVFATQNGMIKKSTVPLFKTTRFNKPLIATKVKENDDLISVMRFEKDQLITVITNKGMSLTYNTSELSDTGLRAAGVKSINLKAEDFVVMTEGVSENDTILMATQRGSLKRISFKILQVAKRAQRGITLLKELKKNPHRIVAAHVVTGEHSQYTLYSKSNEEHGLINDIHKSEQYTNGSFIVDTDDFGEVIDMYIS from the coding sequence GTGAGTGAAATAATTCAAGATTTATCACTTGAAGATGTTTTAGGTGATCGCTTTGGAAGATATAGTAAATATATTATTCAAGAGCGTGCATTGCCAGATGTTCGTGATGGTTTAAAACCAGTACAACGTCGTATTTTATATGCAATGTATTCAAGTGGTAATACACACGATAAAAATTTCCGTAAAAGTGCGAAAACAGTCGGTGATGTTATTGGTCAATATCATCCACATGGAGACTCCTCAGTGTACGAAGCAATGGTCCGTTTAAGTCAAGACTGGAAGTTACGACATGTCTTAATAGAAATGCATGGTAATAATGGTAGTATCGATAATGATCCGCCAGCGGCAATGCGTTACACTGAAGCTAAGTTAAGCTTACTAGCTGAAGAGTTATTACGTGATATTAATAAAGAGACAGTTTCTTTCATTCCAAACTATGATGATACGACACTCGAACCAATGGTATTGCCATCAAGATTTCCTAACTTACTAGTGAATGGTTCTACAGGTATATCTGCAGGTTACGCGACAGATATACCACCACATAATTTAGCTGAAGTGATTCAAGCAACACTTAAATATATTGATAATCCGGATATTACAGTCAATCAATTAATGAAATATATTAAAGGTCCTGATTTTCCAACTGGTGGTATTATTCAAGGTATTGATGGTATTAAAAAAGCTTATGAATCAGGTAAAGGTAGAATTATAGTTCGTTCTAAAGTTGAAGAAGAAACTTTACGCAATGGACGTAAACAGTTAATTATTACTGAAATTCCATATGAAGTGAACAAAAGTAGCTTAGTAAAACGTATCGATGAATTACGTGCTGACAAAAAAGTCGATGGTATCGTTGAAGTACGTGATGAAACTGATAGAACTGGTTTACGAATAGCAATTGAATTGAAAAAAGATGTGAACAGTGAATCAATCAAAAATTATCTTTATAAAAACTCTGATTTACAGATTTCATATAATTTCAACATGGTCGCTATTAGTGATGGTCGTCCAAAATTGATGGGTATTCGTCAAATTATAGATAGTTATTTGAATCACCAAATTGAGGTTGTTGCAAATAGAACGAAGTTTGAATTAGATAATGCAGAAAAACGTATGCATATCGTTGAAGGTTTGATTAAAGCGTTGTCAATTTTAGATAAAGTAATCGAATTGATTCGTAGCTCTAAAAACAAGCGTGACGCTAAAGAAAACCTTATCGAAGTATACGAGTTCACAGAAGAACAGGCTGAAGCAATTGTAATGTTACAGTTATATCGTTTAACAAATACTGACATAGTTGCGCTTGAAGGTGAACATAAAGAACTTGAAGCATTAATCAAACAATTACGTCATATTCTTGATAACCATGATGCATTATTGAATGTCATAAAAGAAGAATTGAATGAAATTAAAAAGAAATTCAAATCTGAACGACTGTCTTTAATTGAAGCAGAAATTGAAGAAATTAAAATTGACAAAGAAGTTATGGTGCCTAGTGAAGAAGTTATTTTAAGTATGACACGTCATGGATATATTAAACGTACTTCTATTCGTAGCTTTAATGCTAGCGGTGTTGAAGATATTGGTTTAAAAGATGGTGACAGTTTACTTAAACATCAAGAAGTAAATACGCAAGATACCGTACTAGTATTTACAAATAAAGGTCGTTATCTATTTATACCGGTTCATAAATTAGCAGATATTCGTTGGAAAGAATTGGGACAACATGTATCACAAATAGTTCCTATCGAAGAAGATGAAGTGGTTATTAATGTCTTTAATGAAAAGGACTTTAATACAGATGCATTTTATGTTTTTGCGACTCAAAATGGCATGATTAAGAAAAGTACAGTGCCTCTATTTAAAACAACGCGTTTTAATAAACCTTTAATTGCTACTAAAGTTAAAGAAAATGATGATTTGATTAGTGTTATGCGCTTTGAAAAAGATCAATTAATTACCGTCATTACTAATAAAGGTATGTCATTAACGTATAATACAAGTGAACTATCAGATACCGGATTAAGGGCAGCTGGTGTTAAATCAATAAATCTTAAAGCTGAAGATTTCGTTGTTATGACAGAAGGTGTTTCTGAAAATGATACTATATTGATGGCCACACAACGCGGCTCGTTAAAACGTATTAGTTTTAAAATCTTACAAGTTGCTAAAAGAGCACAACGTGGAATAACTTTATTAAAAGAATTAAAGAAAAATCCACATCGTATTGTAGCTGCACATGTAGTGACAGGTGAACATAGTCAATATACATTATATTCAAAATCAAATGAAGAACATGGTTTAATTAATGATATTCATAAATCTGAACAATATACAAATGGCTCATTCATTGTAGATACAGATGATTTTGGTGAAGTAATAGACATGTATATTAGCTAA
- a CDS encoding sodium:alanine symporter family protein: MKDFDSLIPGWFKEFVHVGTDLIWSQYLIGLLLTAGFFFTISSKFVQLRMLPEMFRALVERPETLEDGKKGISPFQAFAISAGSRVGTGNIAGVATAIVLGGPGAVFWMWVIAFIGAASAFIEATLAQVYKVHDKDGGFRGGPAYYITKGLNQKWLGIVFAILITITFAFVFNTVQSNTIAESLNTQYNISPVITGIILAIVTAIIIFGGVRSIATLSSLIVPIMAIIYIGMVLVILLFNLDQIVPMIGTIIKSAFGIEQVTGGAVGAAVLQGIKRGLFSNEAGMGSAPNAAATAAVPHPVKQGLIQSLGVFFDTMLVCTATAIMILLYSGLKFGDNAPQGVAVTQSALNEHLGSAGGIFLTIAVTLFAFSSVVGNYYYGQSNIEFLSTNRVILFIFRCLVVVLVFVGAVVKTETVWNTADLFMGLMAIVNIISIIGLSNVAFALMKDYQKQKKEGKNPVFKPENLEINLFGISAWGANKYKNSDK; this comes from the coding sequence TTGAAAGATTTCGATAGTTTAATACCTGGATGGTTTAAAGAATTTGTCCATGTTGGTACCGATTTAATATGGTCTCAATATTTAATTGGTCTATTATTGACAGCTGGATTCTTCTTTACGATTAGTTCTAAATTCGTTCAATTACGAATGTTACCTGAAATGTTTAGAGCTTTAGTAGAACGTCCAGAAACTTTAGAAGATGGTAAGAAGGGTATTTCGCCATTCCAAGCATTTGCGATTAGTGCTGGTTCGAGAGTTGGTACTGGTAATATTGCTGGTGTTGCGACTGCGATTGTTTTAGGCGGTCCAGGTGCAGTATTTTGGATGTGGGTTATTGCATTTATAGGTGCAGCGAGTGCATTTATAGAAGCGACTTTGGCTCAGGTTTATAAAGTACATGATAAAGATGGTGGATTCCGTGGTGGTCCAGCTTACTATATTACTAAAGGTTTAAATCAAAAATGGCTAGGTATCGTATTTGCGATTTTAATTACAATTACATTTGCATTTGTATTTAACACAGTGCAATCTAATACAATTGCGGAGTCGTTAAATACGCAATATAATATTAGTCCAGTAATCACAGGTATTATTTTAGCAATCGTAACAGCTATTATTATATTTGGTGGTGTACGTAGTATTGCTACGTTATCTTCGTTAATTGTACCGATTATGGCTATCATTTACATTGGTATGGTTTTAGTAATATTGCTATTTAATTTAGATCAAATTGTTCCTATGATAGGTACGATTATTAAAAGTGCATTTGGTATCGAACAAGTAACTGGTGGCGCTGTAGGTGCTGCGGTTCTTCAAGGTATCAAACGTGGTTTATTCTCTAACGAAGCTGGTATGGGTTCTGCGCCGAATGCAGCGGCAACTGCTGCCGTACCACACCCTGTTAAGCAAGGTTTAATCCAATCATTAGGTGTGTTCTTTGATACAATGTTGGTTTGTACAGCAACTGCAATCATGATTTTACTATATTCAGGACTGAAATTTGGTGATAACGCACCTCAAGGTGTTGCAGTTACTCAATCAGCACTTAATGAGCATTTAGGTTCTGCTGGAGGTATTTTCTTAACAATAGCAGTTACACTGTTTGCATTTTCATCTGTTGTAGGTAATTACTATTACGGTCAATCTAATATTGAATTTTTATCAACAAACCGTGTAATATTATTTATCTTTAGATGTCTTGTTGTAGTACTTGTCTTTGTCGGTGCAGTTGTAAAAACAGAAACAGTATGGAATACGGCAGACTTATTTATGGGCTTAATGGCAATTGTAAACATTATTTCCATTATAGGACTGTCCAATGTAGCTTTTGCATTGATGAAAGATTATCAAAAGCAGAAAAAAGAAGGCAAGAACCCTGTCTTTAAACCTGAAAACTTAGAAATTAACTTATTTGGAATTAGTGCTTGGGGCGCTAACAAATATAAGAACTCTGATAAATAA
- the glcT gene encoding glucose PTS transporter transcription antiterminator GlcT, protein MGEYIVTKTLNNNVVVCTNNDQEVILIGKGIGFNKKEGMALNDQTITIEKIYKLESEQQKAHYKSLVEIADDNVLQVIIDSLNFISNTAMNVDSKQLVVSLTDHIIFAYKRLKQNQVISNPFVMETMQLYSDAYHIAKQVIDQLNAALDVHFPEDEIGFIALHIASNTEDLSMHEMTLINNVIKKGIDIIESDLVTTVDKESLQYQRFIRHVQFLIRRLRRKEYIHAQDDFVSMIKNHYPICYNTAYKILTMIQKQFDVNISESEIIYLTLHIHHFEERINQS, encoded by the coding sequence ATGGGAGAATATATTGTTACTAAAACATTGAACAACAATGTCGTAGTATGTACTAATAATGATCAAGAAGTTATTTTAATCGGTAAAGGTATTGGTTTTAACAAAAAAGAGGGAATGGCGTTAAACGACCAAACTATTACAATAGAGAAAATTTATAAATTAGAAAGTGAGCAACAAAAAGCACATTATAAAAGTTTAGTTGAAATCGCTGATGATAATGTATTACAAGTAATTATTGATTCGTTGAATTTTATTTCTAATACTGCGATGAATGTTGATTCAAAACAACTTGTAGTTTCATTAACGGATCATATTATATTTGCTTATAAACGCTTAAAACAAAATCAAGTTATTAGCAATCCATTTGTTATGGAAACTATGCAGTTATATAGTGATGCATATCATATTGCTAAACAGGTGATTGATCAGTTAAATGCAGCATTAGATGTACATTTTCCTGAAGATGAGATAGGATTTATTGCATTACATATTGCATCTAATACAGAAGATTTATCTATGCATGAGATGACCTTGATCAATAATGTTATTAAAAAAGGTATAGATATCATTGAATCAGACCTTGTGACAACTGTTGATAAGGAATCATTACAATACCAACGTTTTATAAGGCACGTACAATTTTTAATTCGCCGATTAAGAAGAAAAGAATATATACATGCACAAGATGATTTTGTGTCTATGATTAAAAATCACTATCCGATTTGCTATAACACAGCATATAAAATTTTAACTATGATACAAAAACAATTTGATGTTAATATCAGTGAGTCTGAAATTATATATTTAACATTACACATTCATCATTTTGAAGAAAGGATTAATCAATCCTAA
- the cozEb gene encoding cell elongation protein CozEb has translation MNENEKNIRKNFLKFTESRYMKFVGGNDLVFSLIALVLLGIVIFIFEKVSYVFDPFIIVFKTIAAPIIVSLILFYLFNPIVNMMERYRIPRVAGISIIYLAVVGVITLIVNLLIPIIGSQVDSLVKNSPQYLEKLINSIDKIANNTFFSSYYSQINDWLNSLPKKIPSMLSEFTDGFGSKIATFAETIANIGVVIVTTPFVLFFMLKDGHHFKEFSTNIMPPKFRKDFHDLLEKMSVQVGSYIQGQIIVSFCIGILLFIGYSVIGLKYSLVLASIAAVTSVVPYLGPTIAISPAIVIAAITSPWMLLKLAVVWTLVQFVEGHFISPNIMGKTLKIHPLTIIFILLCAGKLLGIVGVILGIPGYAILKVLVTHLFQLFKRRYNRFYGNDVGEYDIKESNKIVE, from the coding sequence TTGAATGAAAATGAAAAGAATATAAGAAAGAATTTTTTAAAATTTACCGAATCACGGTATATGAAGTTTGTTGGTGGGAATGATTTAGTCTTCTCATTAATAGCGCTAGTATTGTTGGGTATTGTTATTTTTATTTTCGAAAAAGTATCATATGTTTTTGATCCTTTTATCATCGTTTTTAAGACGATAGCAGCACCTATCATCGTCTCTTTAATTCTATTCTATCTATTTAACCCAATCGTAAATATGATGGAACGTTATAGAATACCAAGAGTTGCAGGTATTTCTATTATTTATCTAGCTGTAGTAGGTGTTATTACGTTAATTGTTAATTTATTGATACCTATTATTGGTTCGCAAGTAGATAGTTTAGTTAAAAATTCACCGCAATATCTAGAAAAATTAATTAATTCTATTGATAAAATAGCAAATAATACGTTTTTCTCTTCGTATTATAGTCAAATTAATGATTGGTTAAATTCTTTACCTAAGAAAATACCATCTATGTTAAGTGAATTTACAGATGGCTTTGGGTCTAAAATTGCAACGTTTGCAGAAACGATTGCTAATATTGGCGTTGTGATTGTCACAACACCATTTGTACTATTCTTTATGCTTAAAGATGGACATCACTTCAAAGAATTTTCAACGAATATTATGCCACCGAAATTCCGAAAAGATTTTCATGATCTACTTGAAAAAATGAGTGTTCAAGTTGGTTCATACATTCAAGGACAAATTATCGTTTCATTCTGTATCGGTATACTGTTGTTTATCGGTTATTCGGTTATCGGGTTGAAATATAGCTTAGTATTAGCTAGTATTGCGGCAGTTACAAGTGTTGTACCATATTTAGGGCCTACTATAGCGATTTCTCCAGCTATTGTAATAGCTGCTATAACATCGCCGTGGATGCTCTTAAAATTAGCAGTAGTATGGACTTTAGTACAATTTGTTGAAGGGCACTTCATTTCACCAAATATCATGGGTAAAACACTTAAGATTCATCCACTTACAATCATTTTCATTTTACTGTGTGCAGGCAAATTGCTTGGTATTGTAGGCGTTATTTTAGGTATTCCGGGATATGCTATTTTAAAAGTATTAGTTACTCATTTATTCCAATTATTTAAACGTCGATACAATCGTTTCTATGGTAATGATGTAGGTGAATATGATATTAAAGAAAGTAATAAAATAGTTGAATAA
- the mprF gene encoding bifunctional lysylphosphatidylglycerol flippase/synthetase MprF: MNQEVKNKIFSILKITFATALFIFVAITLYRELSGINFKDTLVEFSKINRMSLVLLFIGGGASLVILSMYDVILSRALKMDISLGKVLRVSYIINALNAIVGFGGFIGAGVRAMVYKNYTHDKKKLVHFISLILISMLTGLSLLSLLIVFHVFDASLILDKITWVRWVLYVVSFFLPLFIIYSMVRPPDKNNRFVGLYCTLVSCVEWLAAAVVLYFCGVIVDAHVSFMSFIAIFIIAALSGLVSFIPGGFGAFDLVVLLGFKTLGVPEEKVLLMLLLYRFAYYFVPVIIALILSSFEFGTSAKKYIEGSKYFIPAKDVTSFLMSYQKDIIAKIPSLSLAILVFFTSMIFFVNNLTIVYDALYDGNHLTYYILLAIHTSACLLLLLNVVGIYKQSRRAIIFAMISILLITVATFFTYASYILITWLAIIFVLLIVAFRRARRLKRPVRMRNIVAMLLFSLFILYVNHIFIAGTLYALDIYTIEMHTSVLRYYFWLTILIIAIIIGMIAWLFDYQFSKVRISSKIEDCEEIINQYGGNYLSHLIYSGDKQFFTNENKTAFLMYRYKASSLVVLGDPLGDENAFDELLEAFYNYAEYLGYDVIFYQVTDQHMPLYHNFGNQFFKLGEEAIIDLTQFSTSGKKRRGFRATLNKFDELNISFEIIEPPFSTEFINELQHVSDLWLDNRQEMHFSVGEFNEEYLSKAPIGVMRNEENEVIAFCSLMPTYFNDAISVDLIRWLPELDLPLMDGLYLHMLLWSKEQGYTKFNMGMATLSNVGQLHYSYLRERLAGRVFEHFNGLYRFQGLRRYKSKYNPNWEPRFLVYRKDNSLWESLSKVMRVIRHK; this comes from the coding sequence ATGAATCAGGAAGTTAAAAACAAAATATTTTCAATCTTAAAAATTACGTTTGCTACAGCTTTATTTATTTTTGTAGCAATCACATTGTATCGGGAGTTATCTGGTATTAACTTTAAAGATACGTTGGTTGAATTTAGTAAGATTAACCGTATGTCCTTAGTGTTACTATTTATTGGTGGTGGGGCATCGCTTGTTATTCTATCAATGTATGATGTGATTTTATCTAGAGCTTTAAAAATGGATATATCCTTAGGCAAAGTTTTAAGAGTAAGTTATATCATCAATGCATTGAATGCGATTGTAGGTTTCGGTGGCTTTATTGGTGCAGGCGTTAGAGCAATGGTTTATAAAAACTATACGCATGATAAAAAGAAATTAGTTCACTTTATATCCTTAATACTTATTTCAATGTTGACAGGTTTAAGCTTATTATCATTGCTAATTGTATTCCATGTTTTCGATGCATCTTTAATCTTAGATAAGATTACATGGGTAAGATGGGTATTATATGTAGTGTCATTTTTCTTACCATTATTCATTATTTATTCAATGGTTAGACCACCCGATAAAAACAATCGTTTTGTAGGATTGTACTGCACTTTAGTGTCGTGTGTTGAATGGTTAGCAGCTGCAGTTGTATTATATTTCTGTGGTGTAATTGTTGACGCTCATGTATCATTCATGTCCTTTATTGCAATATTTATCATTGCTGCATTATCAGGTTTAGTCAGCTTTATTCCTGGTGGTTTCGGCGCTTTCGATTTAGTTGTATTACTAGGATTTAAAACTTTAGGTGTCCCTGAGGAAAAAGTATTATTAATGCTACTTCTATATCGTTTTGCGTACTATTTTGTACCGGTAATTATTGCATTAATTTTATCATCATTTGAATTTGGTACATCAGCTAAGAAGTACATTGAGGGATCTAAATACTTTATTCCTGCTAAAGATGTTACGTCATTTTTAATGTCTTATCAAAAGGATATTATTGCTAAAATTCCATCATTATCATTAGCAATTTTAGTATTCTTTACAAGTATGATCTTTTTTGTAAATAACTTAACGATTGTTTACGATGCTTTATATGATGGAAATCACTTAACGTATTATATTCTATTGGCAATTCATACTAGTGCTTGTTTATTACTTTTACTGAATGTAGTTGGTATTTATAAGCAAAGTAGACGTGCCATTATCTTTGCTATGATTTCAATTTTATTAATCACAGTGGCGACATTCTTCACTTACGCTTCATATATTTTAATAACATGGTTAGCTATTATTTTTGTTCTGCTTATTGTAGCTTTCCGTAGAGCACGTAGGTTGAAACGCCCAGTAAGAATGAGAAATATAGTTGCAATGCTTTTATTCAGTTTATTTATTTTATATGTTAACCATATATTTATTGCTGGAACGTTATATGCATTAGATATTTATACGATTGAAATGCATACATCTGTATTGCGCTATTACTTCTGGCTTACGATTTTAATCATCGCTATCATCATAGGTATGATTGCATGGTTGTTTGATTATCAATTTAGCAAAGTACGTATTTCTTCTAAAATTGAAGATTGCGAGGAGATTATTAATCAGTACGGCGGTAATTATTTGAGTCACTTGATATATAGTGGTGACAAGCAGTTTTTCACTAATGAAAATAAAACAGCATTTTTAATGTATCGTTATAAAGCAAGTTCATTAGTGGTTCTTGGAGATCCGTTAGGTGATGAAAATGCCTTTGATGAATTGTTAGAAGCATTCTATAATTACGCTGAGTATTTAGGCTATGATGTTATATTCTATCAAGTTACAGATCAACACATGCCTTTATATCATAATTTCGGTAACCAATTTTTCAAATTAGGTGAAGAAGCAATTATTGATTTAACGCAATTTTCAACTTCAGGTAAAAAACGCCGTGGATTTAGAGCGACTTTAAATAAATTCGATGAACTTAATATTTCGTTCGAAATTATTGAACCACCGTTTTCAACTGAATTTATAAATGAACTTCAACATGTAAGTGATTTATGGCTAGATAATCGTCAGGAAATGCATTTCTCTGTTGGTGAATTTAATGAAGAATACTTATCTAAAGCGCCAATTGGTGTAATGCGAAATGAAGAAAATGAAGTAATTGCATTTTGTAGTTTAATGCCAACATACTTTAATGATGCCATTTCAGTCGATTTAATTAGATGGTTGCCAGAGTTAGATTTACCATTAATGGATGGTCTATACTTGCATATGTTACTTTGGAGTAAAGAACAAGGTTATACAAAATTTAATATGGGTATGGCAACGTTATCGAACGTTGGTCAATTGCATTATTCATATTTAAGAGAACGACTTGCAGGCCGTGTCTTTGAACATTTCAACGGTCTATATCGTTTCCAAGGATTACGTCGTTATAAATCTAAATATAATCCGAATTGGGAACCACGCTTTTTAGTTTATCGTAAAGATAATTCGCTTTGGGAATCACTTTCTAAAGTAATGCGTGTAATACGTCACAAATAA
- the msrA gene encoding peptide-methionine (S)-S-oxide reductase MsrA — MNINTAYFAGGCFWCMTKPFDTFDGIEKVTSGYMGGHIENPTYEQVKSGTSGHLETVEIQYDVALFSYNKLLEIFFSVIDPLDTGGQYQDRGPQYQTAIFYTNDHQKELAETYIEQLKNTINADKAIATKILPASQFYKAEDYHQDFYKKNPERYAEEQKIRQEYKNKQ, encoded by the coding sequence ATGAATATTAATACAGCTTATTTTGCCGGAGGTTGCTTTTGGTGTATGACGAAACCATTTGACACCTTTGACGGCATAGAAAAAGTAACTTCTGGATATATGGGCGGACATATTGAAAATCCTACTTACGAACAAGTAAAATCAGGTACGAGTGGTCATTTAGAAACTGTTGAAATTCAATATGATGTTGCATTATTCTCATACAATAAGTTATTAGAAATATTTTTCTCAGTCATTGACCCATTAGATACAGGTGGTCAATATCAAGACCGTGGTCCTCAATATCAAACAGCTATTTTCTACACTAATGATCATCAAAAAGAACTCGCTGAGACTTATATCGAGCAGCTTAAAAATACGATTAATGCTGATAAGGCAATTGCAACAAAAATATTACCAGCGTCACAATTTTACAAAGCCGAAGACTATCACCAAGATTTTTATAAGAAAAATCCAGAGCGCTATGCAGAAGAACAAAAAATACGCCAAGAATACAAAAATAAGCAATAA